The Stenotrophomonas rhizophila genome has a window encoding:
- a CDS encoding glycoside hydrolase family 3 protein has translation MSTMTHSHATRRTGFLLAALLLSLAACKGDDKAATPVQAEAQAKADANPWPQVTWPLPDDPAMEKRITELMAGMTVEEKVGQLVQGDIASITPDDVRRYRLGSILAGGNSDPGGRYDAKPAEWLALADAFYEASMDTAQGGKAIPVLFGIDAVHGQSNIVGATLFPHNIGLGAARNPDLVRRIGEITALETRATGMEWAFAPTVAVPQDDRWGRTYEGYSESPEVVASYAGAVVEGLQGKVGSPTFLDGRHVIASVKHFLGDGGTTDGKDQGDTRISEAELVRIHAAGYPTAIAAGAQTVMASFNSVNGEKMHGHKAYLTDALKGRMNFGGFVVGDWNGHGQVKGCTTTDCPATINAGLDMAMASDSWKGFYETTLAAAKAGTITQERLDDAVRRILRVKMRLGLFEAGKPSSRTVGGQFALIGAPEHRAVARQAVRESLVLLKNQGGVLPLAPKQRILVAGDGANDVGKQAGGWTLNWQGTGTTRKDFPNADSIFEGIAQQAKAAGGEALLAVDGKYTAKPDVAVVVFGENPYAEFQGDLATLAYKPGDDADLELIRKLKADGIPVVAVFLSGRPLWVNREINASDAFVAAWLPGSEGGGIADVLLRKPDGSVQHDFKGKLSFSWPRTAIQYANNVGQKDYDPQFAFGFGLTYADKGDLAPLPEVSGVTGNEGAAGVFFARGDAGSGMALRLEGSTGQGVTVTKVPEALDGDLLKVTGVDHLVQEDGRRLAWSGKGEATVAVQSHVPLDLQRESNGDLMLITTLRVDAAPKGDAWLSVGCGAGCTARVPLAPALAKLPVGEWKRVGVPLKCLAGAGADVGKLDRPWSIGTAGAMTLSVSRVALGALNEADATVACPGA, from the coding sequence ATGAGCACCATGACCCACTCACACGCCACCCGCCGCACCGGCTTCCTGCTGGCCGCGCTGCTGCTTTCACTCGCTGCCTGCAAGGGCGACGACAAGGCGGCAACGCCCGTGCAGGCCGAGGCCCAGGCCAAGGCCGATGCCAACCCCTGGCCCCAGGTAACCTGGCCGTTGCCCGACGACCCCGCGATGGAAAAGCGGATCACCGAGCTGATGGCCGGCATGACGGTCGAGGAAAAGGTCGGCCAGCTGGTGCAGGGCGACATCGCCAGCATCACGCCGGATGACGTGCGCAGGTATCGATTGGGCTCCATCCTTGCTGGCGGCAACTCCGATCCGGGCGGCCGCTACGACGCCAAGCCCGCCGAATGGCTGGCGCTGGCCGATGCCTTCTACGAAGCCTCGATGGACACCGCGCAGGGCGGCAAGGCGATTCCGGTGCTGTTCGGCATCGACGCGGTGCACGGCCAGAGCAACATCGTCGGCGCCACCCTGTTCCCGCACAACATCGGGCTGGGCGCGGCACGCAACCCGGACCTGGTGCGGCGGATCGGCGAGATCACCGCGCTGGAAACCCGCGCCACCGGCATGGAGTGGGCGTTCGCGCCCACCGTCGCGGTCCCGCAGGACGACCGCTGGGGACGCACCTACGAAGGCTATTCCGAATCGCCTGAAGTCGTGGCCAGCTACGCTGGCGCCGTGGTCGAGGGCCTGCAGGGCAAAGTGGGCTCGCCCACGTTCCTGGACGGCCGCCACGTGATCGCCTCGGTCAAGCACTTCCTCGGCGACGGCGGCACCACCGATGGCAAGGACCAGGGCGATACCCGGATCAGCGAAGCCGAGCTGGTGCGCATCCACGCCGCCGGCTACCCGACCGCGATCGCGGCGGGCGCGCAGACCGTGATGGCATCGTTCAACAGCGTCAACGGCGAGAAGATGCATGGTCACAAGGCCTACCTCACCGACGCGCTGAAGGGCCGCATGAACTTCGGCGGCTTCGTGGTGGGCGACTGGAACGGCCACGGCCAGGTCAAGGGCTGCACCACTACCGATTGCCCGGCCACCATCAATGCCGGCCTGGACATGGCCATGGCCTCGGACAGCTGGAAGGGCTTCTACGAGACCACGCTGGCAGCGGCGAAGGCCGGCACCATCACCCAGGAACGCCTGGATGATGCGGTGCGCCGGATCCTGCGGGTGAAGATGCGGCTGGGCCTGTTCGAAGCCGGCAAGCCGTCGTCACGCACGGTCGGCGGCCAGTTCGCGCTGATCGGCGCACCGGAGCATCGCGCCGTGGCACGCCAGGCCGTGCGCGAATCGCTGGTGCTGCTGAAGAACCAGGGCGGCGTGCTGCCGTTGGCACCCAAGCAGCGCATCCTGGTGGCCGGTGATGGGGCCAACGATGTCGGCAAGCAGGCCGGCGGCTGGACGCTGAACTGGCAGGGCACCGGTACCACCCGCAAGGACTTCCCGAACGCGGACAGCATCTTCGAAGGCATCGCCCAGCAGGCCAAGGCGGCAGGCGGCGAAGCGCTGTTGGCGGTGGATGGCAAGTACACCGCCAAGCCGGACGTGGCCGTGGTGGTGTTCGGCGAAAACCCCTATGCCGAGTTCCAGGGCGACCTGGCGACCCTGGCCTACAAGCCGGGCGACGACGCGGATCTCGAGCTGATCCGGAAGCTGAAGGCCGATGGCATCCCGGTGGTGGCGGTGTTCCTGAGCGGGCGCCCGCTGTGGGTGAACCGCGAGATCAATGCGTCCGACGCGTTCGTGGCGGCGTGGCTGCCCGGTTCGGAAGGCGGCGGCATTGCCGATGTGCTGCTGCGCAAGCCCGATGGCAGCGTGCAGCACGACTTCAAGGGCAAGCTCAGTTTCAGCTGGCCGCGCACCGCGATCCAGTACGCCAACAACGTGGGACAGAAAGACTACGACCCGCAGTTCGCCTTCGGCTTCGGCCTGACCTACGCCGACAAGGGCGACCTGGCCCCGCTGCCGGAAGTCTCCGGCGTGACCGGCAACGAAGGGGCGGCCGGTGTGTTCTTCGCCCGCGGTGACGCCGGCTCCGGCATGGCGCTGCGCCTGGAAGGCAGCACGGGGCAGGGCGTGACCGTCACCAAGGTACCGGAAGCGCTCGATGGCGACCTGCTCAAGGTCACCGGCGTGGACCATCTGGTGCAGGAAGATGGCCGCCGCCTGGCATGGTCGGGCAAGGGTGAGGCAACGGTTGCCGTGCAGTCGCACGTTCCGCTGGACCTGCAGCGCGAGAGCAATGGCGATCTGATGCTGATCACCACGCTGCGGGTGGATGCTGCGCCCAAGGGCGACGCCTGGCTGTCGGTCGGTTGCGGCGCCGGGTGTACCGCCCGCGTTCCGCTCGCACCTGCGCTGGCCAAGCTGCCGGTGGGCGAATGGAAGCGCGTGGGTGTGCCGTTGAAGTGCCTTGCAGGCGCAGGGGCGGACGTGGGCAAGCTGGATCGGCCCTGGTCGATCGGCACCGCCGGCGCAATGACGCTCTCGGTGTCACGCGTCGCGCTGGGCGCCCTGAACGAAGCGGACGCCACCGTCGCATGCCCAGGCGCGTAA
- a CDS encoding tryptophan halogenase family protein: protein MNAANTTEGRIRKVVIAGGGTAGWLAGCALSHQFREQLDITLVESEQIGTVGVGESTVPPIRTFHRYLQIDEQEFLKAVAGTFKLSISFENWRRPGERFIHPFGSIGQSTWATPFHHFWLDSLRRGMPSDLGDFCLESVASRGDRFSLQSQPQVNYAYHFDAGLYAKFLRRRAEAQGLRRVEGKIREVRQHAHDGSVAALVLEDGQVIEGDLFIDCTGFRGLLTEQTLHSGYEDWNQWLPSDRAVAVQTESVKPPVPYTRAIAHEAGWRWHIALQHRVGCGLVFSSRHMSDDEAQAKLLRDIEGQPLRDPWLVPFRSGRRLKAWNKNVVALGLASGFIEPLESTSIHLTISAVVRLIQLFPFDGITPTLTALYNDVSRQEMEHVRDFIILHYHATQRDEPMWKACREMELPESLAVRLRAWRERAHAWQDPGELFRVDSWTSVLMGQGILPGPPHPLARALSDADLRTLLARIQQPIQQAAASMPSQAEFIERYCKASAEVWPRSLATA, encoded by the coding sequence TTGAACGCTGCGAACACAACAGAAGGGCGAATCCGCAAGGTGGTCATCGCCGGCGGCGGTACCGCAGGCTGGCTGGCCGGCTGCGCACTGTCCCACCAGTTCCGCGAGCAGCTGGACATCACCCTGGTGGAGTCCGAGCAGATCGGCACCGTGGGCGTAGGCGAATCCACCGTACCGCCAATCCGTACCTTCCACCGCTACCTGCAGATCGATGAGCAGGAGTTCCTGAAGGCGGTGGCCGGTACCTTCAAGCTCTCGATCTCGTTCGAGAACTGGCGCCGCCCGGGTGAGCGCTTCATCCACCCGTTCGGCAGCATCGGGCAAAGCACCTGGGCCACCCCGTTCCATCATTTCTGGCTGGACAGCCTGCGCCGCGGCATGCCCTCGGACCTGGGCGACTTCTGCCTGGAAAGCGTGGCCTCGCGCGGTGACCGGTTCTCGCTGCAGTCCCAGCCCCAGGTCAACTACGCCTACCACTTCGACGCCGGGCTGTACGCAAAATTCCTGCGCCGCCGGGCCGAAGCGCAGGGCCTGCGCCGGGTGGAAGGCAAGATCCGCGAAGTGCGGCAGCACGCCCACGACGGCTCCGTTGCGGCGCTGGTACTGGAAGACGGGCAGGTGATCGAAGGTGACCTGTTCATCGATTGCACCGGCTTCCGCGGCCTGTTGACCGAGCAGACCCTGCACAGCGGCTACGAAGACTGGAACCAGTGGTTGCCCAGTGACCGCGCCGTGGCCGTGCAGACCGAATCGGTCAAGCCGCCGGTGCCGTATACCCGCGCCATCGCGCACGAGGCCGGCTGGCGCTGGCACATCGCGCTGCAGCACCGGGTAGGGTGCGGGCTGGTGTTCTCCAGCCGCCATATGTCCGATGACGAGGCGCAGGCCAAGCTGCTGCGTGACATCGAAGGCCAGCCGCTGCGTGATCCGTGGCTGGTGCCGTTCCGCAGTGGGCGCCGCTTGAAAGCCTGGAACAAGAATGTGGTGGCGCTGGGCCTGGCCAGCGGCTTCATCGAACCGTTGGAATCGACCAGCATCCACCTCACCATCAGCGCCGTGGTGCGGCTGATCCAGCTGTTCCCGTTCGATGGCATCACCCCGACGCTCACCGCGTTGTACAACGATGTCAGCCGCCAGGAAATGGAGCACGTGCGTGACTTCATCATCCTGCATTACCACGCCACCCAGCGCGACGAGCCGATGTGGAAGGCGTGCCGCGAGATGGAGTTGCCCGAATCGTTGGCGGTGCGGCTGCGCGCCTGGCGCGAACGCGCACACGCCTGGCAGGACCCCGGGGAACTGTTCCGCGTGGACTCCTGGACGAGCGTCCTGATGGGGCAGGGCATCCTGCCCGGGCCGCCGCACCCGCTGGCGCGCGCGCTCAGCGATGCCGACCTGCGCACGCTGCTGGCGCGGATCCAGCAGCCGATACAGCAGGCCGCGGCAAGCATGCCCTCGCAGGCAGAGTTCATTGAACGCTACTGCAAGGCGTCGGCAGAGGTCTGGCCGCGGAGCCTGGCCACCGCCTAG
- the xylA gene encoding xylose isomerase has protein sequence MSTQPYIGAKEYFPGIGRIPFEGRGSDNPLAFKVYDANKVIGGKTMQEHLRFAVCYWHTFCNAGHDPFGPGTRHFPWDAGSPLASAEAKVDAAFEFFTKLGVPYWCFHDIDLSPDADDVGEYEKNLKHMVGLAKARQDATGIKLLWGTANLFSHPRYMNGASTNPDFAVVARAAVQVKAALEATVELGGEHYVFWGGREGYASLVNTQMKREVDHFARFLTMARDYGRSIGLKGNFLIEPKPMEPMKHQYDFDSATVAGFLKEHGLEKDFKLNIEANHATLSGHTFEHDLQVASDHGLLGSIDANRGNAQNGWDTDQFPSDLYDTVGAMLVVLRQGGLEGGLNFDAKVRRESTDLDDLFIAHIGGMDAFARGLEVAHGLLNDSPWEQWRKERYASFDSGAGKDFERGALSLTELAALGAKGGEPKQISGKQERYENLINQYLLR, from the coding sequence ATGAGCACCCAACCCTACATCGGCGCCAAGGAATACTTCCCCGGGATCGGCCGTATCCCCTTCGAAGGCCGCGGTTCGGACAACCCGCTTGCGTTCAAGGTCTATGACGCCAACAAGGTCATCGGCGGCAAGACCATGCAGGAGCATCTGCGCTTCGCGGTCTGTTACTGGCACACCTTCTGCAACGCCGGGCACGACCCGTTCGGCCCGGGCACCCGCCATTTCCCGTGGGACGCCGGCTCGCCGCTGGCCAGCGCCGAAGCGAAGGTGGACGCCGCGTTCGAATTCTTCACCAAGCTGGGCGTGCCGTACTGGTGCTTCCACGATATCGACCTGTCGCCGGACGCCGACGATGTGGGCGAGTACGAAAAGAACCTCAAGCACATGGTCGGCCTGGCCAAGGCGCGCCAGGACGCCACCGGGATCAAGTTGCTGTGGGGTACCGCCAACCTGTTCTCGCACCCGCGTTACATGAATGGTGCATCGACCAATCCGGATTTCGCCGTGGTGGCGCGCGCCGCCGTGCAGGTGAAGGCGGCGCTGGAAGCCACCGTTGAACTGGGTGGCGAACATTACGTGTTCTGGGGCGGCCGCGAAGGCTACGCCTCGCTGGTGAACACCCAGATGAAGCGCGAGGTGGACCACTTCGCCCGCTTCCTCACCATGGCGCGTGACTACGGCCGCAGCATCGGCCTGAAGGGCAACTTCCTGATCGAGCCCAAGCCGATGGAGCCGATGAAGCACCAGTACGACTTCGACAGCGCCACCGTGGCCGGCTTCCTCAAGGAACACGGCCTGGAGAAGGACTTCAAGCTCAACATCGAAGCCAACCACGCCACGCTGTCCGGCCACACCTTCGAACACGACCTGCAGGTCGCCTCCGACCACGGCCTGCTGGGTAGCATCGACGCCAACCGCGGCAATGCCCAGAACGGCTGGGATACCGACCAGTTCCCGAGCGACCTGTACGACACCGTGGGCGCGATGCTGGTGGTGCTGCGGCAGGGCGGCCTGGAGGGCGGCCTCAACTTCGACGCCAAAGTACGCCGTGAATCCACCGATCTGGACGATCTGTTCATTGCCCACATCGGCGGCATGGACGCGTTCGCGCGCGGGCTGGAAGTGGCCCATGGGCTGTTGAACGACTCGCCGTGGGAACAGTGGCGCAAGGAGCGTTACGCCAGCTTCGACAGCGGCGCCGGCAAGGATTTCGAGCGCGGCGCGCTCAGCCTCACCGAGCTGGCGGCACTGGGCGCGAAGGGTGGCGAGCCGAAGCAGATCAGCGGCAAGCAGGAACGTTACGAAAACCTGATCAACCAGTACCTGCTGCGTTGA
- a CDS encoding LacI family DNA-binding transcriptional regulator: MDKPKKSVRRKTSGVTIDEVAALAGVSPMTVSRAINQGKVRDDTRERVMRAVQALGYTPNLAASTLAAAQHTRIALIYTNPSGAYLRELLVGLLRGASNAAIQLVIHYWDNLDPVAERRAARALAGRVDGVILPPPLCESPVAVTELVQAGIPVVAIASGHLRDDVSCVRIDDFHAGKEMAEHLIRHGHTRIGFIRGRNDLSASARRYDGFATALHEAGLEVEPRLVEEGDYTYRSGLDAAEKLLSQSQPPTAIFASNDDMAAAAISVAHRQGLEVPRDLSVVGFDDTSAATTVWPELTTLHQPIAAMADAAIDILLRTIRQRTDDSRVLTDHVLPHRLVMRDSVAHPPKR, encoded by the coding sequence TTGGACAAACCGAAGAAATCGGTCCGCCGCAAAACCAGTGGCGTGACGATCGACGAGGTGGCGGCGCTGGCCGGGGTGTCGCCGATGACGGTGTCGCGGGCGATCAACCAGGGCAAGGTGCGCGATGACACCCGCGAGCGCGTGATGCGCGCGGTGCAGGCCCTGGGCTACACGCCCAACCTGGCCGCCAGTACGCTGGCTGCGGCCCAGCACACTCGCATTGCGCTGATCTACACCAACCCCAGCGGCGCCTACCTGCGCGAACTGCTGGTGGGCCTGCTGCGGGGTGCGTCCAACGCCGCCATCCAGCTGGTCATCCACTACTGGGACAACCTGGACCCCGTTGCCGAGCGCAGGGCCGCGCGCGCCCTGGCCGGCCGCGTGGACGGCGTGATACTGCCGCCCCCGCTGTGCGAATCGCCGGTGGCGGTGACCGAGCTGGTCCAGGCGGGCATTCCGGTGGTTGCCATCGCATCGGGACACCTGCGTGACGATGTTTCCTGCGTGCGCATCGATGACTTCCACGCCGGCAAGGAAATGGCCGAACACCTGATCCGGCACGGCCACACCCGTATCGGTTTCATCCGCGGCCGCAACGACCTGAGCGCGAGCGCGCGGCGCTACGACGGCTTCGCCACCGCCCTGCACGAGGCCGGGCTGGAGGTCGAGCCCCGCCTGGTCGAAGAGGGGGACTACACCTACCGCTCGGGGCTGGATGCCGCCGAAAAGCTGTTGTCCCAGTCCCAGCCGCCCACCGCGATCTTCGCCAGCAACGACGACATGGCGGCTGCCGCCATTTCCGTGGCGCACCGGCAGGGGCTCGAGGTTCCGCGTGACCTGTCGGTGGTGGGTTTCGATGACACCTCCGCCGCTACCACGGTGTGGCCCGAACTCACCACGCTGCATCAACCCATCGCCGCGATGGCCGACGCGGCCATCGACATCCTGCTGCGCACCATCCGCCAGCGCACCGACGACAGCCGCGTGCTGACCGACCACGTGCTGCCGCACCGCCTGGTGATGCGCGATTCGGTCGCGCACCCGCCCAAGCGGTGA
- a CDS encoding alpha-glucuronidase family glycosyl hydrolase — translation MLLAAVALMACSAGARAEDGYNLWLRYAPLDLVLAADYATQLGEVVAPDQTPTLRAARDELVRGLTGLLGTAPRIQNESSAGRVLALGTPQSSALIAPFREEVESLGQEGYLLKRTRRDGRDMLLVASRSDIGVLYGTFHLLRLLQTGASLDHLDLHESPKVRLRVLDHWDNLDGYVERGYAGRSLWEWQTLPEWRDPRYTDYARANASLGINGTVLNNVNANAQSLAPQYLDKAAALAEVFRPYGIRVYLSARFSAPIELGGLKTADPLDPAVQRWWRDKADEIYRRIPDFGGFLVKANSEGQPGPQDYGRNHADGANLLADALAPHGGAVMWRAFVYAHDVPADRATQAYTEFAGLDGAFRPNVVLQVKNGPIDFQPREPFHPLFGAMPRTPLMMEFQITKEYLGFATHLVYLGPLFEEVLQADTRAGGRRFTVAQSLSGIAGVANIGTDRTWSGSHFDQANWYAFGRLAWNPDQSSRDIAEDWAAMTFSPEPAVVQPIVGMMMASREAAVNYMTPLGLHHLMARGHHYGPGPWVDGGPRADWTSVYYHRADRNGIGFDRTATGSNAVAQYAPEVAATYADLTQVPEALLLWFHHVPWDHRMASGRPLWDELVGRYSLGVRQVQAMQGTWASLRGRVDADRHEQVAAFLQIQRREAQWWRDASVAYFQSISSRPLPAGEATPPHPLAYYQALQFPSAPGDGR, via the coding sequence ATGCTGCTTGCTGCGGTGGCATTGATGGCCTGCAGCGCGGGTGCGCGCGCGGAGGATGGCTACAACCTCTGGTTGCGCTACGCCCCGCTGGACCTTGTGCTTGCTGCAGACTACGCCACACAGCTGGGCGAGGTTGTCGCCCCCGATCAGACACCCACCCTGCGTGCCGCACGCGATGAGCTGGTCCGCGGCCTCACCGGTCTGTTGGGCACCGCACCCCGGATCCAAAACGAAAGTTCCGCTGGTCGCGTACTTGCGCTTGGTACGCCCCAGTCGTCGGCGTTGATCGCGCCGTTCCGCGAAGAGGTCGAGTCGCTGGGGCAAGAGGGCTACCTGCTGAAGCGCACGCGGCGTGATGGGCGCGACATGCTGCTGGTGGCATCGCGCAGTGATATCGGCGTGCTGTACGGCACGTTCCATCTGCTCAGGTTGCTGCAGACCGGTGCTTCATTGGACCACCTTGATCTGCACGAGTCGCCCAAGGTGCGGCTGCGGGTGCTTGACCACTGGGACAACCTCGACGGGTATGTCGAACGCGGCTATGCCGGCCGCTCGCTGTGGGAGTGGCAGACGCTGCCGGAGTGGCGCGACCCGCGCTACACCGATTACGCACGGGCCAATGCCTCGCTGGGCATCAACGGCACGGTGCTGAACAACGTCAACGCCAACGCACAGAGCCTCGCGCCGCAGTACCTGGACAAGGCGGCCGCGCTGGCGGAGGTATTCCGGCCCTACGGCATCCGCGTGTACCTGAGCGCGCGCTTCAGCGCCCCCATCGAACTGGGCGGGCTCAAGACCGCCGATCCGCTTGACCCTGCGGTACAGCGTTGGTGGCGAGACAAGGCCGACGAAATCTACCGGCGCATTCCCGATTTCGGCGGTTTCCTGGTCAAGGCCAACTCCGAAGGACAGCCGGGCCCACAGGACTACGGCCGAAACCATGCCGACGGCGCCAACCTGCTCGCCGATGCATTGGCACCGCACGGCGGCGCGGTGATGTGGCGTGCCTTCGTCTATGCGCACGACGTACCCGCCGACCGTGCCACCCAGGCCTACACCGAGTTCGCGGGGCTGGACGGTGCGTTCCGCCCGAACGTGGTGCTGCAGGTGAAGAACGGCCCCATCGACTTCCAACCGCGCGAACCCTTCCATCCACTGTTCGGCGCCATGCCGCGCACGCCGCTGATGATGGAGTTCCAGATCACCAAGGAGTACCTGGGCTTCGCCACGCACCTGGTGTACCTGGGGCCGTTGTTCGAAGAAGTGCTCCAGGCCGACACCCGCGCAGGGGGCAGGCGCTTCACCGTGGCGCAGTCACTGAGCGGCATCGCCGGCGTTGCCAACATCGGTACCGATCGCACCTGGAGTGGCTCGCATTTCGATCAGGCCAACTGGTATGCGTTCGGTCGCCTTGCCTGGAATCCCGATCAATCGTCCCGTGACATCGCGGAGGACTGGGCGGCGATGACCTTCTCGCCAGAGCCGGCAGTGGTGCAGCCGATCGTCGGCATGATGATGGCATCACGCGAGGCCGCGGTGAACTACATGACCCCGCTGGGCCTGCACCACCTGATGGCGCGCGGGCACCACTACGGACCCGGACCCTGGGTGGACGGCGGCCCGCGTGCGGACTGGACCTCGGTCTATTACCACCGTGCCGACCGCAACGGCATCGGCTTCGACCGCACCGCGACGGGCAGCAACGCCGTGGCCCAGTACGCCCCGGAAGTGGCCGCAACCTATGCGGACCTGACCCAGGTTCCAGAGGCGCTGCTGCTGTGGTTCCACCATGTGCCATGGGATCACCGCATGGCCTCCGGGCGACCGCTGTGGGACGAGCTGGTGGGTCGCTACTCGTTGGGCGTACGCCAGGTCCAAGCCATGCAGGGCACCTGGGCGAGCCTGCGGGGAAGGGTGGATGCAGACCGGCACGAACAGGTCGCCGCCTTCCTCCAGATCCAGCGGCGCGAAGCGCAATGGTGGCGCGATGCCAGCGTTGCCTACTTCCAGTCCATCAGCAGCAGGCCACTGCCGGCAGGCGAAGCCACACCGCCGCACCCGCTGGCGTATTACCAAGCGCTGCAGTTTCCATCGGCACCAGGAGATGGGCGATGA
- the xylB gene encoding xylulokinase: MDLVAGIDAGTQSLKVLVYDPAKRSVVANASAALELDSAADGSREQRPADWVAALHSCFAAITPSVRSRISALAVSGQQHGFVPLDAAGEVLAPAKLWCDTSTAAECTQIMDAAGGTAQTIALAGNPILTGYTASKLPWTRTHRPDAYARLATILLPHDYLNFVLTGERFCEYGDASGTGWLDVRTRTWSPELLRATDPERDLADCLPPIAPPEALLDIAPAAAKSFGLPATVKVAVGGGDNMMAAIGTGCVVPGRLAMSLGTSGTLFAYSDSPVVDPDGAWAAFCSSTGGWLPLICTMNCTVVTEQVADAFDFSTRFGDGHLRTTPPGADGLVMLPFLNGERTPDLPHGKGVLAGLDTTNMTPAHLYRAAMEGATYSLKYGYDAFVRAGMQFDRIVLTGGGSNSAAWRQLVADVFGLPVDVPTQSEGAAFGAALQALWALGHARGDEASIADIAERHVALDPQLSARPEPARTPAYATAYARFLRYLDAVTPLQRG; this comes from the coding sequence ATGGATCTGGTTGCTGGAATCGATGCAGGTACGCAGAGCCTGAAGGTGCTGGTCTACGATCCCGCCAAGCGCAGCGTGGTGGCCAACGCCAGCGCGGCGCTGGAACTGGACAGCGCCGCCGATGGCAGCCGCGAACAGCGCCCGGCCGATTGGGTGGCCGCATTGCACAGCTGCTTCGCTGCGATCACGCCGTCGGTGCGCTCGCGCATTTCCGCGCTGGCGGTGTCCGGCCAGCAACATGGCTTCGTGCCGCTCGACGCAGCAGGGGAGGTGCTGGCACCGGCCAAGCTGTGGTGCGATACCAGCACCGCCGCCGAGTGCACCCAGATCATGGACGCGGCCGGTGGCACAGCGCAGACGATCGCCCTGGCCGGCAACCCGATCCTGACCGGCTACACCGCCTCCAAGTTGCCCTGGACCAGGACGCACCGGCCGGACGCGTACGCACGCCTGGCCACCATCCTGCTGCCGCACGACTACCTCAACTTCGTGCTGACCGGCGAGCGTTTCTGCGAATACGGCGATGCCTCGGGCACCGGCTGGCTGGACGTGCGCACCCGCACCTGGTCGCCCGAGCTGCTACGCGCGACCGATCCGGAACGTGATCTGGCCGATTGCCTGCCGCCCATCGCGCCACCGGAAGCGTTGTTGGATATCGCACCGGCAGCCGCGAAATCGTTCGGCCTGCCTGCCACCGTGAAGGTGGCCGTCGGCGGTGGCGACAACATGATGGCGGCCATCGGTACCGGCTGCGTAGTGCCCGGTCGCCTGGCGATGAGCCTGGGCACCTCGGGCACGCTCTTTGCCTACTCCGACAGCCCTGTGGTCGACCCAGACGGGGCCTGGGCCGCGTTCTGCTCGTCCACCGGCGGCTGGTTGCCGTTGATCTGCACCATGAACTGCACCGTGGTGACCGAGCAGGTCGCTGACGCGTTCGATTTCAGCACCCGCTTCGGTGATGGCCACCTGCGGACCACGCCACCCGGTGCCGATGGCCTGGTGATGCTGCCGTTCCTCAATGGCGAGCGCACGCCCGACCTTCCACACGGCAAAGGCGTGCTCGCGGGCCTGGACACCACCAACATGACCCCGGCCCACCTCTACCGCGCGGCGATGGAAGGGGCGACCTACAGCCTGAAATACGGCTACGACGCCTTCGTCCGCGCCGGCATGCAGTTCGACCGCATCGTGCTCACCGGCGGCGGCAGCAACAGCGCCGCCTGGCGGCAGCTGGTGGCCGATGTGTTCGGCCTGCCGGTGGACGTGCCGACCCAGTCCGAAGGCGCGGCGTTCGGCGCGGCCCTGCAGGCGCTGTGGGCGCTGGGCCACGCACGCGGCGATGAGGCCAGCATTGCCGATATTGCCGAGCGCCACGTGGCGCTCGACCCGCAGTTGTCGGCGCGCCCGGAGCCGGCGCGCACACCTGCCTATGCCACCGCCTATGCGCGCTTCCTGCGCTATCTAGACGCCGTCACGCCGCTGCAGCGCGGCTGA